A stretch of DNA from Sugiyamaella lignohabitans strain CBS 10342 chromosome B, complete sequence:
gtataaatataaaccTAACATTGTACAAGCGTAATATTATCACAACAGTATTTTGCCAGTTGTTTATTTGCTGTCAAAAGCATGTCTTATTTTGAAACCAAAGGGAAGCTGGCAGTAATATCAGGTGGTTCACAGGGACTGGGGGCTGCACTGGCAAAACAGCTTATACTCAAGGGGTCTAATGTTGTTATCGTTTCGAGAACTGAATCAAAGCTACAGAAAACTGTCACTTCACTAGAATTATCCAGATTGAACGATGATCAATTGATCAAATATATTGTAGCAGATGTCTCAGATCCTACAGAATGTTCCCGTGTATTCCAGGAGCTCGACGATGTTCCAGATATTGTTATTTGTTGTGCTGGCGGTGCGGTCCCAGGATTGCTGGTAGACATGGAAGCTGATACCCTGAAGAAACACATGGCAATTTGTTATGATACCGCACTGTTCTTTTCTCATGCAGCCATGAAGGTCATGATTCCTAAACAAAAGGAAATAGAGGCCCATCACGGACGTCCCTCAAAACGACATTTAATCTACTGCTCATCTGTCTTGGCATTGTTCCCTTTTATTGGATATGGATCCTATGGGCCAG
This window harbors:
- the TSC10 gene encoding 3-dehydrosphinganine reductase (3-ketosphinganine reductase; catalyzes the second step in phytosphingosine synthesis; essential for growth in the absence of exogenous dihydrosphingosine or phytosphingosine; localized to lipid droplets; member of short chain dehydrogenase/reductase protein family; GO_component: GO:0005737 - cytoplasm [Evidence IDA] [PMID 11914276]; GO_component: GO:0005783 - endoplasmic reticulum [Evidence IEA]; GO_component: GO:0005783 - endoplasmic reticulum [Evidence IDA] [PMID 11914276]; GO_component: GO:0005783 - endoplasmic reticulum [Evidence IDA] [PMID 14562095]; GO_component: GO:0005789 - endoplasmic reticulum membrane [Evidence IEA]; GO_component: GO:0016021 - integral component of membrane [Evidence IEA]; GO_component: GO:0005811 - lipid particle [Evidence IDA] [PMID 24868093]; GO_component: GO:0016020 - membrane [Evidence IEA]; GO_component: GO:0005741 - mitochondrial outer membrane [Evidence IDA] [PMID 16407407]; GO_function: GO:0047560 - 3-dehydrosphinganine reductase activity [Evidence IEA]; GO_function: GO:0047560 - 3-dehydrosphinganine reductase activity [Evidence IDA] [PMID 9804843]; GO_function: GO:0016491 - oxidoreductase activity [Evidence IEA,IEA]; GO_process: GO:0006666 - 3-keto-sphinganine metabolic process [Evidence IDA] [PMID 9804843]; GO_process: GO:0006629 - lipid metabolic process [Evidence IEA]; GO_process: GO:0008152 - metabolic process [Evidence IEA]; GO_process: GO:0055114 - oxidation-reduction process [Evidence IEA]; GO_process: GO:0030148 - sphingolipid biosynthetic process [Evidence IDA,IMP,ISS] [PMID 9804843]; GO_process: GO:0006665 - sphingolipid metabolic process [Evidence IEA,IEA]), with amino-acid sequence MSYFETKGKLAVISGGSQGLGAALAKQLILKGSNVVIVSRTESKLQKTVTSLELSRLNDDQLIKYIVADVSDPTECSRVFQELDDVPDIVICCAGGAVPGLLVDMEADTLKKHMAICYDTALFFSHAAMKVMIPKQKEIEAHHGRPSKRHLIYCSSVLALFPFIGYGSYGPAKAAIRALADIARQECIPYNISVANILPGNMATEGFVEEEKTKPEITRKIEGPSDARDPDIVAKEVIRDLERGQEMIYTDLIGWILSGLMMGASPRNWGIFQSIIAAVLVFFAPVWMFFVRKDIKDYFQKKTEEEHISKTKTEQTSNSK